The following coding sequences lie in one Desmodus rotundus isolate HL8 chromosome 1, HLdesRot8A.1, whole genome shotgun sequence genomic window:
- the NUDT2 gene encoding bis(5'-nucleosyl)-tetraphosphatase [asymmetrical], with protein sequence MALKACGLIIFRRCPVPKVDNTAIEFLLLQASDGIHHWTPPKGHVEPGENELETALRETQEETGLKASQLTIIEGFRRQLNYVARKKPKTVIYWLAEVKDGNVEIRLSHEHQAYRWLGLDEACQLAQFEEMKAALQEGHQFLCSTVAPAN encoded by the exons ATGGCCCTGAAAGCATGTGGCTTGATCATCTTCCGAAGATGCCCCGTTCCCAAGGTGGACAACACTGCAATTGAGTTTCTACTGCTGCAGGCATCGGATGGCATTCATCACTGGACTCCTCCTAAAG GCCATGTGGAACCAGGAGAAAATGAATTGGAAACAGCCCTGCGGGAGACTCAAGAGGAAACAGGCCTAAAAGCAAGCCAGCTGACCATCATTGAGGGGTTCAGAAGGCAGCTCAATTATGTGGccaggaagaaacccaaaacagtcaTCTACTGGCTGGCAGAGGTGAAGGACGGCAATGTGGAGATCCGCCTCTCCCACGAGCACCAAGCTTACCGCTGGCTGGGGCTGGACGAGGCCTGCCAGTTGGCTCAATTCGAGGAAATGAAGGCAGCGCTCCAAGAAGGACACCAGTTTCTCTGCTCCACAGTGGCCCCAGCTAACTGA
- the MYORG gene encoding myogenesis-regulating glycosidase has protein sequence MPQNPPEKSKAYPRRRPGHDTGRERPKVVSATAMYTFLPDNFSPVKPKPSKELRPLLGSGVLGLLLVLAAVVAWCYYSASLRKAERLRAELLDLNLGGFSIRNQKGEQVFRLAFRSGALDLDSCSRDGALLGCSRTADGRPLHFFIQTVRPKDTVMCYRVRWEEAAPGRAVEHAMFLGDERAHWYGGAEMRTQHWPIRLEGQQEPQPFVTSDVYSSDAAFGGILERYWLSSRAAAIKVNDSVPFHLGWNSTERSLRLQARYNDTPYKPPAGLPAAPELSYRVCVGSDVTSIHKYMVRRYFNKPSRVPAPETFRDPIWSTWVLYGRAVDQDKVQRFAQEIRQHRFNSSHLEIDDMYTPAYGDFDFDEVKFPNASDMFRHLRDTGFKVTLWVHPFVNYNSSSFGEGVERELFVREPTGRLPALVRWWNGIGAVLDFTHPEARDWFQGHLRRLRSRYEVASFKFDAGEVSYLPRDFSTYRSLPDPNIWSRRYTEMALPFFSLAEVRVGYQSQNISCFFRLVDRDSVWGYDLGLRSLIPAVLTVSMLGYPFILPDMVGGNVVSERTAGGGNVPERELYVRWLEVAAFMPAMQFSVPPWQYDAEVVAIAHKFAALRASLVAPLLLELAGEVTDTGDPIVRPLWWIAPGDETAHRIDSQFLIGDTLLVAPVLEPGKQERDVYLPAGKWRSYKGELFDKTPVLLTDYPVDLDEVAYFIWAS, from the coding sequence ATGCCCCAAAATCCTCCAGAGAAGAGCAAGGCCTACCCCCGCCGACGCCCTGGGCACGACACAGGTCGTGAGAGACCCAAGGTTGTCTCAGCCACAGCCATGTACACCTTCCTGCCTGACAACTTCTCGCCTGTCAAGCCCAAGCCATCAAAAGAGCTGAGGCCGCTGCTGGGCTCAGGggtgctggggctgctgctggtgtTAGCCGCAGTGGTGGCCTGGTGCTACTACAGCGCCTCTCTACGCAAAGCAGAACGTTTGCGCGCGGAGCTGCTGGACCTCAACCTTGGTGGCTTCTCTATCCGCAACCAGAAAGGCGAGCAGGTCTTCCGCCTGGCCTTCCGCTCAGGTGCGCTGGACCTTGACTCCTGCAGCCGTGATGGCGCCCTGCTGGGCTGCTCTAGAACAGCAGATGGGCGTCCACTACACTTCTTCATCCAGACTGTGCGACCCAAGGACACAGTCATGTGCTACCGTGTGCGCTGGGAGGAGGCAGCACCGGGCCGCGCTGTGGAGCATGCCATGTTCCTGGGAGACGAGAGGGCGCACTGGTATGGTGGCGCTGAGATGAGGACCCAGCATTGGCCCATACGGCTGGAAGGCCAGCAGGAGCCACAGCCCTTTGTCACCAGCGACGTCTACTCTTCCGACGCAGCATTTGGAGGCATCCTGGAGCGCTACTGGCTGTCATCACGTGCAGCTGCCATCAAGGTCAACGACTCAGTGCCCTTCCACCTAGGCTGGAACAGCACAGAGCGCTCACTGAGGCTGCAGGCACGCTACAATGACACACCCTACAAGCCACCAGCCGGCCTCCCCGCAGCTCCAGAGCTCAGCTACCGCGTGTGCGTTGGCTCAGATGTAACCTCCATCCACAAGTACATGGTTCGGCGCTATTTCAACAAGCCATCAAGGGTGCCAGCACCCGAGACCTTCCGGGACCCCATCTGGTCCACGTGGGTGCTATACGGGCGCGCAGTGGACCAGGACAAGGTGCAGCGTTTTGCCCAGGAGATCCGCCAGCACCGCTTCAACAGCAGCCACCTGGAAATCGACGACATGTACACACCTGCTTATGGTGACTTCGACTTCGACGAGGTCAAGTTTCCCAACGCCAGTGACATGTTCCGCCACCTGCGCGACACTGGATTTAAAGTCACGCTCTGGGTGCACCCATTCGTCAACTACAACTCATCATCCTTTGGCGAGGGTGTGGAGCGAGAGCTGTTCGTGCGTGAACCCACGGGCCGGCTGCCCGCGCTGGTGCGCTGGTGGAATGGCATCGGCGCGGTGCTGGACTTCACGCACCCGGAGGCCCGCGACTGGTTCCAGGGGCACCTGCGGCGGCTGCGCTCGCGCTACGAGGTGGCCTCCTTCAAGTTCGATGCAGGTGAAGTCAGCTATTTGCCACGGGACTTTAGCACCTACAGGTCGCTGCCAGACCCCAACATATGGAGCCGGCGCTATACTGAGATGGCGCTTCCCTTCTTCTCACTGGCTGAGGTCCGCGTGGGCTACCAGTCACAGAATATCTCATGCTTCTTCCGCCTGGTGGACCGCGACTCGGTGTGGGGCTATGATCTGGGACTGCGCTCGCTCATCCCCGCCGTGCTCACTGTCAGCATGCTGGGCTACCCATTCATCCTGCCGGATATGGTGGGTGGCAATGTGGTGTCTGAGCGCACAGCGGGTGGCGGCAATGTGCCAGAGCGCGAGCTCTACGTGCGCTGGCTGGAGGTGGCCGCTTTCATGCCTGCTATGCAGTTCTCAGTCCCACCCTGGCAATATGACGCTGAAGTGGTGGCCATCGCGCACAAGTTCGCCGCACTGAGGGCCTCGCTTGTGGCACCACTATTGCTTGAGCTGGCGGGTGAAGTCACTGACACTGGCGACCCAATCGTGCGCCCGCTTTGGTGGATTGCACCAGGCGATGAGACAGCACACCGCATCGACTCGCAGTTCCTTATCGGGGACACATTGCTGGTGGCACCAGTACTGGAACCTGGCAAGCAGGAACGTGACGTCTACCTGCCCGCTGGCAAGTGGCGCAGCTATAAGGGCGAGCTTTTTGACAAAACACCAGTGCTGCTCACCGATTATCCCGTTGACCTGGATGAGGTAGCCTACTTCATCTGGGCATCCTGA
- the SPMIP6 gene encoding sperm microtubule inner protein 6 isoform X1, protein MDGGMRRGREAGMETVVRGMPLEYPPKPERLNAYEREVVVNMLNSLSRNQTLPQITPRCGCADPLPGRLPFQGYESACSGRHYCLRGMDYCVTGAPCNECRLRPLCPVQPTVRSVPPLEHRPGMQCAVVTPLPPYYPCPNLRWDTSHFKKTGGAQRNNYVVHPEFVSETSDCRCW, encoded by the exons ATGGATGGTGGGATGAGGCGCGGCCGG GAGGCCGGGATGGAGACAGTAGTTCGAGGAATGCCGTTGGAGTACCCTCCTAAGCCAGAGCGACTCAATGCCTATG AGCGCGAGGTGGTGGTGAACATGCTGAACTCGCTGTCACGGAACCAAACACTGCCGCAGATCACACCCCGATGCGGGTGCGCAGACCCGCTGCCCGGCCGCCTGCCCTTCCAAGGTTACGAAAGCGCTTGCTCCGGCCGCCACTACTGCCTGCGTGGGATGGACTACTGCGTCACCGGGGCACCCTGCAACGAATGCCGCCTGCGGCCTCTGTGCCCAGTGCAGCCGACTGTAAG GAGTGTACCGCCATTAGAGCACCGGCCAGGAATGCAATGTGCTGTTGTAACTCCCCTGCCGCCATACTACCCATGTCCGAACCTTAG GTGGGATACAAGTCACTTTAAGAAGACTGGTGGCGCCCAGAGAAACAACTATGTTGTCCACCCTGAATTTGTGTCGGAAACCTCTGACTGCCGCTGCTGGTAG
- the FAM219A gene encoding protein FAM219A isoform X3, whose protein sequence is MMEEIDRFQDPAASSTSDGDCDAREGESVAMNYKPSPLQVKLEKQRELARKGSLKNGSMGSPVMQQPKKNNVMARTRLVVPNKGYSSLDQSPDEKPLVALDTDSDDDFDMSRYSSSGYSSAEQINQDLNIQLLKDGYRLDEIPDDEDLDLIPPKSVNPTCMCCQATSSTACHIQ, encoded by the exons GACCCAGCTGCCAGCTCCACCTCAGACGGGGACTGTGATGCCCGGGAGGGTGAGTCAGTAGCCATGAATTACAAACCATCCCCGCTCCAAGTAAAGCTGG AGAAGCAACGGGAGCTGGCCCGGAAGGGCTCCCTGAAGAACGGCAGTATGGGTAGCCCTGTCATGCAGCAACCCAAGAAGAACAATGTCATGGCCCGGACAAG GCTGGTCGTTCCCAATAAAGGCTATTCTTCGCTTGACCAGAGCCCAGATGAGAAGCCACTGGTAGCCCTTGACACTGACAG TGATGATGACTTTGACATGTCCAGATATTCCTCCTCTGGCTACTCTTCTGCTGAG CAGATCAACCAAGATTTGAACATCCAGCTGCTGAAGGATGGCTACCGGTTAGACGAGATCCCCGATGACGAGGACCTGGACCTCATCCCCCCCAAGTCCGTGAACCCCACCTGCATGTGCTGCCAGGCCACGTCCTCCACTGCCTGCCACATTCAGTAG
- the FAM219A gene encoding protein FAM219A isoform X7 codes for MMEEIDRFQDPAASSTSDGDCDAREEKQRELARKGSLKNGSMGSPVMQQPKKNNVMARTRLVVPNKGYSSLDQSPDEKPLVALDTDSDDDFDMSRYSSSGYSSAEQINQDLNIQLLKDGYRLDEIPDDEDLDLIPPKSVNPTCMCCQATSSTACHIQ; via the exons GACCCAGCTGCCAGCTCCACCTCAGACGGGGACTGTGATGCCCGGGAGG AGAAGCAACGGGAGCTGGCCCGGAAGGGCTCCCTGAAGAACGGCAGTATGGGTAGCCCTGTCATGCAGCAACCCAAGAAGAACAATGTCATGGCCCGGACAAG GCTGGTCGTTCCCAATAAAGGCTATTCTTCGCTTGACCAGAGCCCAGATGAGAAGCCACTGGTAGCCCTTGACACTGACAG TGATGATGACTTTGACATGTCCAGATATTCCTCCTCTGGCTACTCTTCTGCTGAG CAGATCAACCAAGATTTGAACATCCAGCTGCTGAAGGATGGCTACCGGTTAGACGAGATCCCCGATGACGAGGACCTGGACCTCATCCCCCCCAAGTCCGTGAACCCCACCTGCATGTGCTGCCAGGCCACGTCCTCCACTGCCTGCCACATTCAGTAG
- the FAM219A gene encoding protein FAM219A isoform X4 — protein MMEEIDRFQDPAASSTSDGDCDAREGESVAMNYKPSPLQVKLEKQRELARKGSLKNGSMGSPVMQQPKKNNVMARTRLVVPNKGYSSLDQSPDEKPLVALDTDSDDDFDMSRYSSSGYSSAEINQDLNIQLLKDGYRLDEIPDDEDLDLIPPKSVNPTCMCCQATSSTACHIQ, from the exons GACCCAGCTGCCAGCTCCACCTCAGACGGGGACTGTGATGCCCGGGAGGGTGAGTCAGTAGCCATGAATTACAAACCATCCCCGCTCCAAGTAAAGCTGG AGAAGCAACGGGAGCTGGCCCGGAAGGGCTCCCTGAAGAACGGCAGTATGGGTAGCCCTGTCATGCAGCAACCCAAGAAGAACAATGTCATGGCCCGGACAAG GCTGGTCGTTCCCAATAAAGGCTATTCTTCGCTTGACCAGAGCCCAGATGAGAAGCCACTGGTAGCCCTTGACACTGACAG TGATGATGACTTTGACATGTCCAGATATTCCTCCTCTGGCTACTCTTCTGCTGAG ATCAACCAAGATTTGAACATCCAGCTGCTGAAGGATGGCTACCGGTTAGACGAGATCCCCGATGACGAGGACCTGGACCTCATCCCCCCCAAGTCCGTGAACCCCACCTGCATGTGCTGCCAGGCCACGTCCTCCACTGCCTGCCACATTCAGTAG
- the SPMIP6 gene encoding sperm microtubule inner protein 6 isoform X2, translated as MDGGMRRGREAGMETVVRGMPLEYPPKPERLNAYEREVVVNMLNSLSRNQTLPQITPRCGCADPLPGRLPFQGYESACSGRHYCLRGMDYCVTGAPCNECRLRPLCPVQPTECTAIRAPARNAMCCCNSPAAILPMSEP; from the exons ATGGATGGTGGGATGAGGCGCGGCCGG GAGGCCGGGATGGAGACAGTAGTTCGAGGAATGCCGTTGGAGTACCCTCCTAAGCCAGAGCGACTCAATGCCTATG AGCGCGAGGTGGTGGTGAACATGCTGAACTCGCTGTCACGGAACCAAACACTGCCGCAGATCACACCCCGATGCGGGTGCGCAGACCCGCTGCCCGGCCGCCTGCCCTTCCAAGGTTACGAAAGCGCTTGCTCCGGCCGCCACTACTGCCTGCGTGGGATGGACTACTGCGTCACCGGGGCACCCTGCAACGAATGCCGCCTGCGGCCTCTGTGCCCAGTGCAGCCGACT GAGTGTACCGCCATTAGAGCACCGGCCAGGAATGCAATGTGCTGTTGTAACTCCCCTGCCGCCATACTACCCATGTCCGAACCTTAG
- the SPMIP6 gene encoding sperm microtubule inner protein 6 isoform X3, whose translation MFLFSQKTKTPISTYSDSYRAPTSIKEVYKDPPLWAWEANKFVTPGLTQTRQRHVNPEALQKMVKCAVRDYSYKSSIPGHPYLPEKYWLSQEEDKCNPNYLCSDRYNTWRMGPYHCTGWNKYTTCLPRLPKEAGMETVVRGMPLEYPPKPERLNAYEREVVVNMLNSLSRNQTLPQITPRCGCADPLPGRLPFQGYESACSGRHYCLRGMDYCVTGAPCNECRLRPLCPVQPTVRSVPPLEHRPGMQCAVVTPLPPYYPCPNLRWDTSHFKKTGGAQRNNYVVHPEFVSETSDCRCW comes from the exons ATGTTCCTCTTCTCCCAAAAGACCAAGACCCCCATCAGCACCTACAGTGACTCCTACAGGGCTCCTACCTCCATCAAGGAGGTCTATAAGGACCCACCTCTGTGGGCCTGGGAAGCCAACAAGTTTGTGACCCCG GGCCTGACTCAGACCAGGCAGCGCCACGTGAATCCTGAAGCCCTGCAGAAGATGGTCAAATGTGCTGTGCGGGACTATAGCTATAAGAGTTCCATACCAGGCCACCCCTACTTGCCTGAGAAATACTGGCTCTCTCAAGAGGAAG ACAAATGCAACCCAAACTACTTGTGTAGTGACCGGTATAACACATGGAGAATGGGACCTTACCACTGCACTGGCTGGAACAAGTATACCACATGCCTTCCCCGACTGCCTAAG GAGGCCGGGATGGAGACAGTAGTTCGAGGAATGCCGTTGGAGTACCCTCCTAAGCCAGAGCGACTCAATGCCTATG AGCGCGAGGTGGTGGTGAACATGCTGAACTCGCTGTCACGGAACCAAACACTGCCGCAGATCACACCCCGATGCGGGTGCGCAGACCCGCTGCCCGGCCGCCTGCCCTTCCAAGGTTACGAAAGCGCTTGCTCCGGCCGCCACTACTGCCTGCGTGGGATGGACTACTGCGTCACCGGGGCACCCTGCAACGAATGCCGCCTGCGGCCTCTGTGCCCAGTGCAGCCGACTGTAAG GAGTGTACCGCCATTAGAGCACCGGCCAGGAATGCAATGTGCTGTTGTAACTCCCCTGCCGCCATACTACCCATGTCCGAACCTTAG GTGGGATACAAGTCACTTTAAGAAGACTGGTGGCGCCCAGAGAAACAACTATGTTGTCCACCCTGAATTTGTGTCGGAAACCTCTGACTGCCGCTGCTGGTAG
- the FAM219A gene encoding protein FAM219A isoform X8, giving the protein MNYKPSPLQVKLEKQRELARKGSLKNGSMGSPVMQQPKKNNVMARTRLVVPNKGYSSLDQSPDEKPLVALDTDSDDDFDMSRYSSSGYSSAEQINQDLNIQLLKDGYRLDEIPDDEDLDLIPPKSVNPTCMCCQATSSTACHIQ; this is encoded by the exons ATGAATTACAAACCATCCCCGCTCCAAGTAAAGCTGG AGAAGCAACGGGAGCTGGCCCGGAAGGGCTCCCTGAAGAACGGCAGTATGGGTAGCCCTGTCATGCAGCAACCCAAGAAGAACAATGTCATGGCCCGGACAAG GCTGGTCGTTCCCAATAAAGGCTATTCTTCGCTTGACCAGAGCCCAGATGAGAAGCCACTGGTAGCCCTTGACACTGACAG TGATGATGACTTTGACATGTCCAGATATTCCTCCTCTGGCTACTCTTCTGCTGAG CAGATCAACCAAGATTTGAACATCCAGCTGCTGAAGGATGGCTACCGGTTAGACGAGATCCCCGATGACGAGGACCTGGACCTCATCCCCCCCAAGTCCGTGAACCCCACCTGCATGTGCTGCCAGGCCACGTCCTCCACTGCCTGCCACATTCAGTAG